The following are encoded together in the Ovis canadensis isolate MfBH-ARS-UI-01 breed Bighorn chromosome 2, ARS-UI_OviCan_v2, whole genome shotgun sequence genome:
- the SPATA21 gene encoding spermatogenesis-associated protein 21: MDSGPQPSPALGALETRPGRRDASEEGFPRLGPQEQKPPAGPGMKPSSWVPQERPRELQADWDPATPGSELGVPPNGVPTTQEGLKQQGSGKETEDQQESQRNPETMEGQGPESRQDPEGQPIPGRLAANESDTVQPTEPYCTLDSCEQQLEDKPPKEVDTPPFGTPGALPEPGPGGCEDSFQEAVSLMPTATLEEKTVHTDPPPMPRPNTPKARDEAVEIQPALGPARPPEVVNTGARGLDPTQKQPQGPVAATCTRDPGSARPGFMRRLLEVEEEEAALRRAAKARTLPGRRCPRALGPVPTPTPSLPPPLPVTQAPASASAPAWARPPAPAGTPGPTPGPVAVLPVPASDLAWRRTELLSHSGERSLKARQELEERCLLKVCQTWEERAEEHLTMKQEEAFRSYFEIFNGHGEVDAQSLRNTLLLVGISLTTAQVEGALRSADIDGDGHVNFKDFLTVMTDTRRFFCSVEQNALVDMAPPNPHTLFFEILSLLVEMLALPEGALEEITSYYQRKLKEGACKAQETESAAVRLRPRKKLPYSPPQADTLEIPERRVLRVLSRLKQQNYAANLQSPYAQVPCIPLCPRLDKKAVRRKQGGPCVLEQRPSSGLGPDPHSTLLHTGSQGGREPGRLSSVPARTH; the protein is encoded by the exons ATGGACAGTGGCCCGCAGCCCTCACCAGCCCTGGGAGCCCTGGAGACCCGGCCCGGACGCAGAGACGCGTCAGAGGAGGGCTTTCCGCGGCTCGGTCCCCAGGAGCAGAAGCCTCCGGCAGGACCAGG GATGAAGCCGTCATCTTGGGTCCCCCAGGAAAGGCCCAGGGAGCTGCAAGCAGACTGGGATCCGGCCACGCCAGGAAGTGAGCTGGGGGTGCCCCCCAACGGGGTCCCTACAACACAGGAAGGGCTGAAGCAGCAGGGCTCAGGGAAGGAGACTGAGGACCAACAGGAGAGCCAGCGGAACCCAGAGACAATGGAGGGTCAGGGCCCTGAGAGTCGCCAG GACCCAGAGGGTCAGCCCATCCCAGGTCGCCTGGCAgccaatgagtcagacacagtgcagccaacaGAGCCTTACTGCACCTTGGACAGCTGTGAACAGCAACTGGAGGACAAGCCCCCCAAGGAGGTGGACACCCCACCCTTCGGGACACCGGGGGCTCTGCCAGAGCCTGGCCCAGGGGGATGTGAGGACAGTTTCCAGGAAGCAGTGTCCCTAATGCCTACAGCAACTCTGGAGGAAAAGACGGTTCACACTGACCCACCACCCATGCCAAGACCCAACACACCCAAAGCAAG AGATGAGGCTGTGGAGATCCAGCCAGCACTGGGGCCTGCTCGTCCACCT GAGGTGGTGAACACGGGAGCGAGGGGGCTGGACCCCACTCAGAAGCAGCCTCAGGGGCCCGTGGCAGCCACGTGCACCCGGGACCCTGGCAGCGCCCGGCCTGGCTTCATGAGGCGCCtgctggaggtggaggaggaggaggccgcgCTTCGGAGAGCTGCGAAGGCCCGCACCCTGCCAGGCCGGAGGTGCCCCCGGGCCCTGGGTCccgtgcccacccccacccccagcctgcctCCGCCCCTGCCTGTGACCCAGGCCCCGGCCTCAGCCTCTGCCCCGGCCTGGGCGCGGCCGCCCGCCCCCGCGGGGACGCCTGGCCCCACTCCAGGGCCCGTTGCCGTCCTGCCGGTGCCCGCGTCggatctggcctggagaaggacAGAACTTCTGAGCCACAGCggggagaggagcctgaaggCACG gcaggagctggaggagcGTTGCCTCCTGAAGGTGTGTCAGACCTGGGAGGAGAGGGCGGAGGAGCACCTCACCATGAAGCAGGAGGAAG CCTTCCGCAGCTACTTTGAGATCTTCAACGGTCACGGTGAGGTGGACGCGCAGAGCCTGCGGAACACCCTGCTGCTTGTGGGCATCTCCCTGACAACGGCCCAGGTGGAGGGCGCCCTGAGGAGCGCGGACATCGACG GAGATGGTCACGTGAACTTCAAAGACTTCCTGACTGTGATGACAGACACCAGGCGCTTCTTCTGCTCCGTAG AACAGAATGCCCTGGTGGACATGGCTCCTCCAAACCCCCACACTCTGTTCTTTGAGATCCTGTCCCTGCTGGTGGAGATGCTGGCCTTACCCGAAGGAGCTTTAGAAGAGATCACCAG CTATTACCAGCGGAAGCTGAAGGAAGGCGCCTGTAAGGCTCAGGAGACAGAATCGGCCGCAGTGCGGCTGCGGCCCCGGAAGAAGCTTCCCTACAGCCCCCCGCAGGCAGACACCCTGGAAATCCCTGAACGCAGAGTCCTCAGGGTCCTGAGCCGGCTGAAGCAGCAGAACTACG CTGCCAACCTGCAGAGCCCGTACGCCCAGGTGCCTTGCATCCCGCTCTGCCCGCGGCTGGACAAGAAGGCGGTCCGCCGGAAGCAGGGCGGCCCCTGCGTGCTGGAGCAGCGCCCCTCCAGCGGCCTGGGCCCCGACCCGCACAGCACCCTCCTGCACACCGGCTCTCAGGGAGGCAG GGAACCCGGCCGTCTCAGTTCTGTGCCGGCTCGAACCCACTGA